A part of Setaria viridis chromosome 8, Setaria_viridis_v4.0, whole genome shotgun sequence genomic DNA contains:
- the LOC117834410 gene encoding uncharacterized protein → MSSGSSSAAPAAPSPLPPSPREHVERIRRERYFIGRGERNPLAEDMHQAVNYLSQELYSKDVHFLMELIQNAEDNDYPSGAAPALEFVITSKDITCSGATATLLVFNNESGFTPANIESICRIGKSTKRGKRSSGYIGEKGIGFKSVFLVSRNPHIFSNGYQIKFREDPSPECGIGYIVPEWVEENPSISDIAKIYSSFKSLPTTTFILPLKSDKIDAVKKELSNTHPEVLLFLSKIRQISVREVNDDLNATSLSQISISSEADALTRKDIGAESYTLHLSADEDERDGQHCSYYIWKQHFPVKPECYVQKREGIDQWVVMLAFPHGQRLSKGLTSPGVYAFLPTEMATNFPFIIQADFLLSSSRESILLDSQWNRGILECVPSAFVNAFLALVKSTESAPVFALPPVFKFLPLNHSSIELMDSVRLSIRNKLIDVDIVPCETCSSVKVFRKPTEVYRLNSSFWSIINRAVKLGVDVHNISSHGTNILNSYFDSEAYDDVLGFLKIGYVDSEWYGRCILGSDLVKLLPEDIYFDLLSFVAENWKAKFVSTNMMEIPLVKCVGGGGVMTYRSVCEATTADERLCMLSDEESAPSIINWNNDYFSTVSRTLFMPLSTQKALGLFSKKTTVVEWLEKYVAVKTLTLHEYTLMVVKALPEKSMVLAFTRFIYHLHSEKLMPEWSVKQICNSMPLVDNCGHVVVTRSIVLVPSKGSKWGALLGENPWRPQNYIELGDDYVCSGYSSGEHICEDQYLSFIRTYVQATDVPLLIPPDASFPAASSFLTAENAVLLLEWIENLRSRGVGLPKKFVSCIMHGNWLMTSVGYHSPADSFMSNEEWGCLFQARLAFVDVPMIDQEYYMGEMNDFKEVLASLGVKFEFSQAMSYIGECFISMVTGTLTGDMVLSLLSFIRFLKQEHMSSDHLIRTIRGGDWLKTCSGYRSPTGSVLFSSEWMIPSEISCLPFVDIDFYGHEISECKSELQHLGVHVKFKQNYQIIVDNINLPTGPVTSGAAILLLKCIRHADSCKYLVKGLKKRQWLKTNAGFRAPRETFLLDPEWKCLVKFADVVPLLDLPFYGNEILTYRDELMKIGVVGSLDQASNSITYYLKQLVSTSSLTKEIRLALLSCYKDLSDEDMKIPANILKFMQTEKWLHTTQGFRPPNKCVLSDSSWEPVMAVASLPFIDDSDSSSGTGKEIYNYKKELKALGVTVDFNQGADFVLSCLSTVEGPQLPKPNVVSPSTGLHVSSDSGNTSEGTNQNVVALTSVESPPVLASKTLVSLLKCIHRSSNPRSFALKIGKMQMKSTLGYRYADQCILFDSAWSSYLCREDGPFIDEAFYGPEILSYRTEFRLIGVVVDVGYGCSLLAQDLKHFSRGDTITRIYKYLAAFKWEPRNKGESWIWIPKGRSTGNWVCPADCVLHDWNGLFSTRFSVLDKYYQKDLQGFFSNVLGVRHSPKVLDHCILWRSWECTCFELTPASCSFFWEFIGNCWNATTAKLLSGSVTRVPVLSSGKIILQEVEDVFVPDDLVLKHLFDQFSSEPIFIWYPAGLSFRSRAQMDTIYQSLGVRAISKAVTKDETCMLNMNTCQVVEMKDAMVTPGLLRIILAFLANPALEIGTDKRHQMASYLLSVKALEMTEPISVSYQVKLSLGRTVTVKGRRLFRWERENRKLYMQKSEGSHGRTTRMEFATCFGEEISQGLLYERVDLVPSLTELLKVGFLIGFEEDEVEFLLKTKNLQLFLEDEDFLLGAFPPQNYEDDEDF, encoded by the exons ATGTCCTCCGGCTCCTCgtcagcggcgccggcggcgccgtcaccactgccgccgtcgccgagggaGCACGTGGAGAGGATCCGGAGGGAGCGTTACTTCATCGGGCGCGGCGAGCGGAACCCGCTGGCGGAGGACATGCACCAGGCCGTCAACTACCTCAGCCAGGAACTCTACTCCAAGGACGTCCACTTCCTCATGGAGCTCATACAG AATGCTGAAGATAATGATTATCCTTCTGGAGCTGCTCCAGCTTTGGAGTTTGTAATTACATCCAAAGACATCACCTGTAGTGGAGCCACTGCCACCCTCCTAGTGTTCAACAACGAGAGTGGCTTTACTCCAGCAAACATTGAATCCATTTGCAGGATTGGGAAATCTACAAAAAGGGGTAAACGGAGCAGTGGTTACATTGGGGAGAAAG GTATTGGTTTTAAAAGTGTGTTTCTAGTATCCCGCAATCCTCATATATTTAGCAATGGGTACCAAATTAAATTCAGGGAAGATCCGTCCCCAGAATGTGGTATCGGGTATATTGTTCCCGAGTGGGTTGAAGAAAATCCAAGTATTTCGGACATTGCCAAGATATACAGCAGTTTTAAAAGTCTTCCAACCACAACTTTTATATTACCTCTGAAAAGTGATAAAATAGATGCTGTGAAAAAAGAGCTATCAAACACACATCCTGAAGTACTATTGTTTCTTTCAAAGATTAGACAAATTTCTGTACGGGAGGTTAATGATGATCTGAATGCTACTAGTCTGAGTCAAATTTCTATATCAAGTGAAGCTGATGCTTTGACGAGGAAGGATATTGGTGCAGAGTCCTATACTCTTCACCTATCAGCTGATGAGGACGAGAGAGATGGGCAACACTGTAGCTACTACATCTGGAAGCAACATTTCCCTGTGAAACCAGAATGCTATGTGCAGaagagagaaggaatagatcaGTGGGTTGTCATGCTAGCATTCCCCCATGGACAGAGGTTGAGCAAGGGGCTGACATCACCTGGTGTTTATGCATTCTTGCCAACTGAAATGGCAACAAACTTCCCTTTCATTATCCAGGCTGACTTTTTGCTGTCATCATCCCGAGAGTCCATTCTACTTGACAGCCAGTGGAACCGAGGGATTCTAGAATGTGTACCTTCTGCATTCGTTAATGCTTTCCTGGCACTAGTGAAATCAACAGAAAGTGCACCAGTGTTTGCGCTTCCACCTGTTTTCAAGTTTTTGCCTCTTAATCACTCTTCAATAGAGCTGATGGATTCTGTCAGGCTGTCCATTAGAAACAAGCTGATTGATGTGGATATAGTCCCATGTGAGACCTGTTCTTCAGTGAAAGTATTCCGTAAGCCTACAGAGGTTTACAGGCTAAACTCTTCTTTCTGGAGCATCATAAACAGAGCAGTGAAGTTAGGAGTTGATGTTCACAACATTTCATCGCATGGCACAAATATTCTGAACTCCTACTTTGACAGTGAAGCATATGATGATGTGTTGGGATTTCTCAAAATTGGTTATGTTGATTCTGAATGGTATGGGAGGTGCATCCTAGGATCAGATCTTGTGAAGCTGCTGCCTGAAGACATTTATTTTGATCTTCTCAGTTTTGTTGCTGAGAACTGGAAAGCAAAGTTTGTTAGCACAAACATGATGGAAATACCACTTGTAAAGTGTGTTGGTGGAGGTGGTGTAATGACATACAGGAGTGTGTGTGAAGCCACAACAGCAGATGAGAGGCTATGCATGCTATCTGACGAGGAATCTGCACCATCGATCATTAACTGGAACAATGACTATTTCTCAACAGTCTCTCGAACACTCTTTATGCCGCTATCTACTCAGAAAGCACTGGGTCTATTCTCCAAGAAAACAACTGTAGTGGAATGGCTTGAGAAGTATGTAGCAGTGAAGACCCTGACCCTACATGAGTATACTCTTATGGTTGTGAAAGCTTTACCTGAGAAGAGCATGGTTCTTGCTTTCACTCGATTCATCTATCACTTGCATTCAGAGAAGTTAATGCCAGAATGGAGTGTGAAACAAATATGCAACTCAATGCCCCTAGTGGATAATTGTGGTCATGTTGTTGTCACAAGAAGCATAGTTCTCGTTCCATCAAAAGGTAGTAAGTGGGGTGCACTATTGGGTGAAAATCCATGGAGACCACAAAACTACATTGAACTTGGTGATGATTACGTCTGTTCTGGATATTCTTCTGGAGAGCATATATGTGAAGATCAGTATTTGTCCTTTATCAGGACATATGTACAAGCCACTGATGTGCCTCTTCTGATTCCTCCAGATGCTAGTTTTCCTGCTGCATCATCTTTCTTAACTGCAGAGAATGCAGTTCTCCTTCTGGAATGGATTGAGAATTTAAGGTCAAGGGGTGTAGGGTTACCTAAAAAATTTGTAAGCTGCATCATGCATGGGAATTGGCTCATGACATCTGTTGGTTACCATTCACCAGCAGATTCGTTCATGTCAAATGAAGAGTGGGGCTGTTTGTTTCAGGCTAGACTTGCCTTTGTTGATGTGCCAATGATTGATCAAGAGTATTACATGGGCGAAATGAATGATTTCAAGGAAGTACTGGCATCACTAGGTGTGAAGTTTGAATTTTCTCAAGCAATGTCATACATTGGCGAGTGCTTCATTTCAATGGTAACAGGCACCCTGACAGGTGACATGGTGCTTTCACTGCTCAGCTTCATCAGATTCCTTAAGCAGGAACACATGTCATCTGATCATCTCATTAGGACCATCAGAGGAGGAGATTGGCTCAAGACCTGCTCTGGTTATAGATCACCTACTGGATCTGTTCTTTTCAGTTCAGAATGGATGATACCATCTGAAATCAGCTGTTTACCTTTTGTCGACATAGACTTCTATGGCCATGAAATCAGTGAATGCAAGTCAGAGCTTCAGCATCTAGGTGTTCATGTTAAATTCAAACAGAATTACCAGATCATTGTTGATAACATTAACCTTCCAACAGGTCCAGTTACTTCTGGTGCTGCTATACTATTATTGAAATGTATCAGACATGCTGACTCATGCAAGTACTTGGTGAAGGGGCTGAAGAAGCGCCAATGGTTAAAGACTAATGCTGGGTTTAGAGCTCCCCGGGAGACATTTCTCCTAGATCCAGAGTGGAAATGCCTTGTAAAATTCGCCGATGTTGTTCCACTGCTCGATTTGCCTTTCTATGGTAATGAAATCCTGACCTATCGGGATGAACTGATGAAGATCGGTGTCGTTGGTAGTCTGGACCAGGCAAGTAATTCCATAACTTATTATCTGAAACAACTCGTGTCAACATCTTCCCTTACAAAGGAAATTAGGCTTGCTCTGCTCTCCTGCTACAAGGATCTGAGTGATGAGGACATGAAAATCCCAGCCAATATTCTCAAGTTTATGCAAACAGAAAAGTGGCTGCATACTACACAAGGTTTCAGGCCTCCAAACAAGTGTGTACTCTCTGATTCCTCATGGGAACCGGTAATGGCAGTTGCAAGCCTACCCTTCATTGATGACAGTGACTCAAGCAGTGGCACAGGGAAGGAAATATATAACTATAAGAAGGAGCTCAAGGCTTTAGGCGTTACCGTAGATTTCAACCAGGGAGCAGACTTTGTCTTGTCATGCCTATCAACTGTGGAGGGACCACAATTACCTAAACCCAATGTTGTTAGCCCTTCTACCGGACTACATGTTAGTAGTGACTCCGGAAATACCAGCGAGGGCACCAACCAGAATGTAGTAGCCTTGACCAGTGTTGAAAGCCCCCCTGTACTCGCGAGCAAAACTCTTGTATCGTTGTTGAAATGCATACATAGGAGCTCCAATCCTAGAAGCTTTGCACTTAAAATTGGAAAGATGCAGATGAAGTCAACTCTTGGTTACAGGTATGCTGATCAATGTATCCTTTTTGACTCAGCATGGTCTTCATATCTCTGCAGGGAAGATGGTCCTTTCATAGATGAAGCATTCTATGGCCCTGAGATATTATCATACAGGACAGAGTTTAGACTGATTGGAGTTGTTGTGGATGTTGGCTATGGATGCTCTCTGTTGGCGCAGGATCTGAAACACTTCTCAAGAGGGGATACCATAACCAGGATATACAAATACTTGGCAGCTTTCAAATGGGAACCGAGAAATAAAGGTGAAAGCTGGATATGGATACCCAAGGGAAGAAGCACTGGCAATTGGGTGTGCCCTGCCGATTGTGTTCTTCATGACTGGAATGGTCTGTTTAGCACTCGTTTCTCAGTCTTGGACAAGTACTATCAAAAGGATTTGCAAGGGTTCTTCTCCAATGTTCTTGGAGTTAGGCACAGCCCCAAAGTTTTAGATCATTGCATTCTGTGGCGCTCTTGGGAGTGCACATGTTTCGAGCTGACTCCAGCTAGCTGTTCATTTTTCTGGGAGTTCATTGGAAACTGTTGGAATGCAACGACAGCAAAGCTCCTTTCAGGTTCTGTCACAAGAGTTCCTGTTCTTTCCAGTGGTAAGATCATCTTGCAGGAGGTCGAAGATGTCTTTGTTCCAGATGATCTCGTCCTAAAGCATTTGTTTGATCAGTTCTCTTCAGAGCCAATATTCATTTGGTATCCAGCTGGTCTGTCATTCAGATCTCGAGCTCAGATGGACACTATCTACCAGAGCCTTGGTGTTCGAGCAATCTCCAAGGCTGTCACAAAAGATGAAACCTGTATGTTGAACATGAATACCTGCCAAGTAGTAGAGATGAAAGATGCTATGGTAACACCAGGCTTGCTCAGAATAATCCTTGCTTTCCTTGCAAACCCGGCTCTTGAGATTGGCACTGACAAGAGGCACCAAATGGCTTCTTACCTACTCAGCGTGAAGGCTCTTGAGATGACTGAACCTATCAGTGTGAGCTACCAAGTAAAGCTATCACTGGGAAGAACTGTGACAGTTAAAGGACGGAGGCTGTTCAGGTGGGAAAGAGAGAACCGCAAGTTGTACATGCAGAAGTCCGAGGGGTCACATGGAAGGACAACTAGGATGGAGTTCGCGACATGCTTCGGTGAGGAAATCTCTCAAGGACTGCTGTATGAGAGAGTTGATCTGGTTCCATCTCTCACCGAGCTTCTCAAGGTCGGATTCTTGATTGGTTTTGAGGAGGATGAGGTTGAGTTCCTGCTGAAGACGAAGAATCTGCAGCTTTTTTTAGAGGACGAAGATTTTCTCCTGGGTGCATTCCCTCCTCAGAACTACGAG GATGATGAGGATTTCTGA
- the LOC117834411 gene encoding uncharacterized protein, producing the protein MGDKADWGDTFLRHLIDACKEEIEAGNRPMGIFTTTGWKNVVSKFAEKSGDTRTKKQLKNKLDLLKKEYVTFMEFKNCATGLGWDEAKQTIDCSDEWWDEHLARCNNREKGIKCHHIKFRKQGPKFLDDLHILFGKAHVTGSSASCPGDISSDEASDDNVDEVVKPTQKDMTVNLGKRKRKGTSIGVEEKDEKSPFFHLYKSTCLKIENAAERISTSVEASSAPPTNLVPTITETMKMVKECGVQEGTALMHTAASLIVKPEFRELFSSLETTKGRLDLIERELEKEMMKRH; encoded by the exons ATGGGTGATAAGGCGGATTGGGGTGATACTTTTTTAAGGCATTTGATTGATGCttgcaaagaagagattgaagcagggaataggccgatgggaattttcactactaccggttggaagaacgttgtttccaagtttgcagaaaaatccggtgatacgagaacaaaaaaacaattgaagaacaagttagatcTTCTGAAAAAGGAGTATGTCACGTTTATGGAGTTCAAGAATTGTGCAACTGGTCTTGGATGGGATGAGGCAAAACAAACTATTGACTGCTCAGATGAATGGTGGGACGAACACCTTGCT AGATGCAACAATCGTGAGAAAGGAATCAAATGCCACCATATAAAGTTTCGAAAACAAGGACCCAAGTTCCTCGATGACCTGCATATCTTGTTTGGCAAGGCACATGTAACTGGGTCTTCTGCATCCTGTCCTGGAGATATATCATCCGATGAGGCAAGTGATGATAATGTGGATGAGGTAGTGAAACCTACGCAGAAGGATATGACAGTGAACCTAGGAAAAAGGAAACGCAAGGGTACCTCTATTGgtgttgaagagaaggatgagaagagcccattctttCATTTGTACAAGTCCActtgtttgaagatagaaaatgctgcagagaggatctccacaagtgttgaagcatcatcagctcctccaactaacctagttcctaccattacagagactatgaagatggtgaaagaaTGTGGGGTGCAAGAAGGAACTGCTCTAATGCACACAGCCGCTTCCTTAATTGTTAAACCTGAATTTAGGGAGCTCTTTAGCTCTCTAGAAACAACTAAAGGCAGACTGGATTTGATTGAGAGGGAGCTAGaaaaggagatgatgaagcgCCACTGA